In Paenibacillus algicola, a genomic segment contains:
- a CDS encoding HD domain-containing phosphohydrolase has translation MQLYKSFLRQLIRNYMIGSLIAVLLVGGALMTTTLNVSYIESFRLLSILGGSFVVMLAVELFVFFKHIGIIRSALLQEDAALDQLEAAYLRTHRMPSLAVYRIYGPHLLGMSIPALIATVWMIHAGLLSIPLSYIWIAVLGAVMVASCHAMIEFFLTVAAIRPIVRELRRLALIRYGVDFSLEGHVFTSIRTKFLLSAMLIGTCPLFLFSLAVRVHMGQFYEEISRGYWGWAGIILMLGVGFAYIGALLMTQDVNRPLRQLYKAMDTVKEGRFIQTSNLYSDEFSSLIAGFNMMVRGLQLREERNRKLLESYFAALAAALDARDPYTAGHSLRVAEYSVIIGQLAGLNAHSIDILHKTALLHDIGKIGLRDSILLKEGRLTEEEFFQVKTHPAQGENILKQIEPPDAMAPFLEGVRSHHERYDGHGYPDGLQGKDIPLFGRIIAVADAYDAMTSDRPYRRGMSRAEALDILEQGRGSQWDPDFAGMFVQHMRRNLETA, from the coding sequence ATGCAGCTGTATAAGTCCTTTCTGCGTCAGCTAATTCGAAATTATATGATTGGCTCCTTGATCGCCGTTCTGCTGGTCGGCGGTGCATTGATGACCACAACCCTTAACGTTTCCTATATAGAAAGCTTCCGGCTGCTGAGCATTTTAGGTGGATCCTTTGTCGTAATGCTCGCGGTGGAGCTTTTTGTTTTTTTCAAGCATATTGGAATCATTCGCAGTGCTCTGCTGCAGGAGGACGCCGCGCTGGATCAGCTGGAGGCAGCCTATCTTCGAACCCACCGGATGCCGTCGCTGGCAGTCTATCGTATTTACGGTCCTCATCTCCTGGGCATGTCCATTCCCGCGCTGATCGCTACCGTATGGATGATTCATGCCGGGCTGCTGAGCATCCCGCTGTCCTACATCTGGATTGCGGTGCTGGGTGCGGTCATGGTCGCCAGCTGTCATGCGATGATCGAGTTTTTCCTGACGGTTGCGGCAATCCGGCCCATTGTTCGCGAGCTGCGCCGGCTCGCGCTCATTCGATATGGCGTAGACTTTTCGCTGGAAGGACATGTGTTTACCTCCATCCGCACCAAATTCCTGCTCAGTGCGATGCTGATCGGGACTTGTCCGTTGTTCCTGTTCAGCCTGGCGGTTCGGGTGCATATGGGGCAGTTCTATGAGGAAATATCGCGAGGCTACTGGGGCTGGGCAGGCATCATTCTAATGCTCGGCGTAGGCTTCGCCTATATTGGTGCACTGCTCATGACGCAGGACGTCAACCGACCGCTGCGTCAGCTGTACAAAGCAATGGATACGGTGAAGGAGGGACGCTTCATTCAGACCTCCAATCTGTATTCGGATGAATTCTCCAGCCTGATCGCCGGCTTCAATATGATGGTTCGGGGACTGCAGCTGCGGGAGGAGCGGAACCGCAAGCTGCTGGAGAGCTATTTTGCCGCGCTGGCCGCAGCCCTGGATGCAAGAGACCCCTATACCGCAGGTCATTCGCTGAGAGTGGCTGAATATTCCGTCATTATTGGCCAATTGGCAGGTCTGAACGCCCATAGTATTGATATTCTTCACAAAACAGCACTGCTGCATGATATCGGCAAAATCGGGCTCCGGGACAGCATCCTGCTCAAAGAAGGCCGCCTGACCGAAGAGGAGTTCTTCCAGGTGAAGACCCATCCGGCACAAGGGGAAAATATTCTGAAGCAGATCGAGCCGCCGGATGCTATGGCACCTTTTCTGGAGGGAGTGCGGTCCCATCACGAGAGATATGACGGCCACGGATATCCTGATGGGCTGCAGGGCAAGGACATTCCGCTGTTCGGCCGGATTATTGCCGTCGCGGATGCTTATGATGCCATGACCTCCGACCGACCTTACCGGCGGGGGATGAGCCGGGCCGAGGCACTGGACATCCTGGAGCAAGGGCGCGGAAGTCAATGGGATCCTGATTTCGCAGGGATGTTCGTTCAGCATATGCGGCGCAATCTGGAAACAGCATAA
- a CDS encoding N-acetylmuramoyl-L-alanine amidase, whose protein sequence is MKKVWIDAGHGGTDPGASGNGLQEKNVVLAIAKGIQQRLEAEYQEVQVLMSRSTDVFLELPQRTAAANRAGADILISIHCNAGGGSGGFESFRYTKPSSESVRLQNHLHTDIMAALRPFGVNDRGQKSANFHMVRESAMPAVLTENLFVDVASDAAKLKQNEVIAALVNGHVTGIAKHLGLQAKEASPVAETPNSARDIHTVSPWAQAAWDEAVKNGLFDGKRPGAPLTREEAAIVFNRLRNQLMAMLQSDKD, encoded by the coding sequence GTGAAAAAGGTATGGATTGACGCCGGTCACGGAGGAACAGACCCGGGAGCGTCTGGAAACGGACTGCAGGAGAAGAATGTGGTGCTCGCGATCGCTAAAGGCATCCAGCAGCGGCTGGAGGCGGAGTATCAGGAGGTGCAGGTGCTCATGTCGCGTTCCACCGATGTGTTTCTGGAGCTGCCGCAGCGCACCGCAGCGGCGAATCGGGCCGGAGCGGATATTCTGATCTCGATCCATTGTAATGCCGGGGGCGGCTCCGGGGGCTTTGAGTCTTTTCGCTACACTAAGCCGAGCAGTGAGTCGGTAAGGCTGCAAAATCATCTGCATACCGACATTATGGCGGCCCTGCGTCCGTTTGGGGTCAATGATCGGGGACAGAAAAGCGCGAACTTTCACATGGTCAGGGAAAGTGCTATGCCAGCGGTATTGACTGAGAACCTGTTTGTGGATGTAGCCTCAGATGCCGCCAAGCTGAAGCAGAATGAGGTCATTGCGGCGCTGGTCAACGGCCATGTTACCGGCATTGCCAAGCATTTGGGATTACAAGCAAAGGAGGCGAGCCCAGTGGCAGAAACCCCGAATTCCGCACGAGATATTCATACTGTCAGCCCATGGGCACAGGCGGCGTGGGACGAAGCGGTGAAGAACGGGCTGTTTGATGGCAAGCGTCCCGGTGCGCCGTTGACCCGCGAGGAGGCGGCGATCGTATTTAACCGTCTGCGAAATCAGCTGATGGCGATGCTTCAAAGCGACAAAGATTAA
- a CDS encoding WIAG-tail domain: MKKRGKHSSSKDPGQRYQVSASLKEIDLAQPSEKAKTKEASIRQAASAVLPAEAAAEPVQGDFSDAEYEEPAGETAAPAGATEQAEMLAAYPEQLLKERLLPSKAPVIHTEDIGKAAVTESNLAARAVTAAKLAPGSVGSDKLQDQCVTTIHLADESVTSSKLASASITAEHLAGSIVTGQSIADHAITASHIKPGSIDAGKLGLQAVQSQHIADGAVLPRHLSLSSVPGQLLEDEAITEDKIASGSVNTHHLANEAVHTAKLAEQAVTTAIIRDGAVNGAKLQPGSIQGIHLEPASITGLSLSPGAVGREQLAEHAVGTQQLESGCITSAHIAEGAITAQHLAAGLIGPEQLQPASIGSQQLTPGEIQTRHLSDAAVTSLKLAEQSVGTSKLVEQAVTASKIADQSILPQKLSDGAVHTRHIASGAIKREQLALEAVVSAHLSPQSIQGGHIQDGAIAAQHLSAGLIDSAAIAPESIQEHHLACDSITSSHLQEQAVTASKLAPESVDSRKLAPGAVFGPAIAAEGVNADHLVPGLISEIHLGTGSVSAAALQDQAVQQEHLTDRALIARHFTEECVCSPALAPASVTSAKLAAGSVTEQALADGAIYPQHLADHAVTALKLSPESVTTDKLTDLSVHTAKLAEGSVTSTKIKDAAITEAHLAEGIIGHRHFTPEVLASLSIQDSSITTRQLQDQSIGPEKLQLYAVNSIHLAPSSVTAVAIQSGTIREDHLADNAIEARHLAPESIEGRHVAPETLYGYHLKNSSVTLSHLAEDVRSPDLLPDGSIGGDKLQKKSLSAEHLQSGAVTEQELSDGAVSGSKLQPSSIASIHMQPGAVQSEQLAAEAVESRHVKPHTIDSSLLAPGAVDGTHLQLHTIEARHLTAGVVHAEHLEESCVREQHLADHSLSSRHFSPEAVNGSHIAPSSIGKEHLQDAVIGREQLQPDSLGAAHLQAGAVQSRHIAEGAILPRHLKPSSIGGRHLEAGAITGEQVMDASLTGDKLADGAVSGPQLAAGSIDSSHLTSGAVQLEHLGFAPVRSTGPSLQQYGLSAFVFAGNEQQAVVQVAFDEAYPTAHYVIVAMSNHPGLLVSLKEQQAGYAILEVLRQPGCTQSHGFVSWIAMGPSAS, from the coding sequence TTGAAAAAACGTGGAAAACACTCCAGCAGCAAAGACCCCGGCCAGCGCTATCAGGTCAGCGCCAGCTTGAAGGAAATCGATCTGGCGCAGCCCAGTGAAAAGGCGAAGACCAAGGAAGCGTCGATCCGTCAGGCTGCATCCGCCGTCCTGCCAGCCGAAGCCGCAGCGGAGCCCGTACAAGGCGACTTCTCCGATGCAGAATACGAGGAGCCGGCTGGGGAGACAGCCGCTCCTGCAGGAGCCACAGAGCAGGCGGAGATGCTGGCAGCTTATCCGGAGCAGCTGCTAAAGGAACGGCTGCTCCCGTCCAAAGCCCCTGTTATTCATACAGAGGATATCGGAAAGGCCGCTGTCACCGAGTCCAACCTTGCAGCCCGCGCCGTGACGGCAGCCAAGCTGGCCCCCGGCTCGGTCGGCAGCGACAAGCTGCAGGATCAATGCGTCACGACCATTCACCTGGCTGACGAAAGCGTCACATCCAGCAAGCTGGCGTCAGCCAGCATTACTGCCGAGCATTTGGCTGGCAGCATTGTGACCGGGCAGAGCATTGCCGATCATGCCATCACAGCAAGCCACATCAAGCCGGGCAGCATTGATGCAGGCAAGCTGGGACTGCAGGCGGTTCAGTCTCAGCATATCGCCGATGGCGCTGTGCTTCCGCGCCACCTTAGCCTAAGCAGTGTTCCGGGCCAGCTGCTGGAGGACGAAGCGATTACGGAAGACAAAATCGCCTCCGGCAGCGTCAATACCCACCATCTCGCCAACGAAGCTGTCCATACCGCCAAGCTGGCAGAGCAAGCCGTCACCACCGCCATCATTCGCGACGGCGCCGTGAATGGTGCCAAGCTGCAGCCCGGCTCCATTCAGGGCATTCATCTGGAGCCGGCAAGCATCACCGGCCTGTCCCTGTCTCCCGGAGCTGTCGGCCGTGAACAGCTGGCAGAGCATGCAGTGGGCACCCAGCAGCTGGAGAGCGGCTGCATCACCTCTGCTCACATTGCGGAGGGAGCTATTACGGCGCAGCATCTGGCTGCGGGACTGATCGGTCCCGAGCAGCTTCAGCCTGCCTCCATCGGCAGTCAGCAGCTGACCCCCGGCGAGATTCAGACACGTCATTTGAGCGACGCCGCTGTCACGAGCCTGAAGCTGGCTGAGCAATCCGTGGGCACCTCCAAGCTGGTGGAGCAAGCCGTCACCGCTTCAAAGATTGCAGATCAGAGTATCCTGCCGCAAAAGCTCAGCGACGGGGCCGTGCATACACGCCATATTGCCAGCGGCGCCATCAAGAGGGAGCAGCTGGCGCTAGAAGCTGTGGTGTCCGCACATCTTTCGCCACAATCCATTCAAGGCGGTCATATTCAGGACGGAGCCATTGCCGCCCAGCACCTGAGTGCAGGCCTGATTGATAGTGCTGCCATCGCCCCGGAGTCCATTCAGGAGCACCATCTGGCCTGTGATTCCATCACGTCCTCCCACCTCCAGGAGCAGGCGGTGACAGCATCCAAGCTGGCCCCGGAAAGCGTGGACAGCCGCAAGCTCGCCCCCGGCGCCGTCTTTGGCCCCGCTATCGCCGCCGAAGGCGTGAACGCCGATCATCTGGTGCCCGGCCTCATTTCTGAAATCCATCTCGGTACAGGCAGCGTAAGTGCAGCTGCCCTTCAAGATCAGGCCGTGCAGCAAGAGCATCTGACAGATCGCGCGCTGATCGCGCGCCATTTCACCGAGGAGTGCGTCTGTAGCCCTGCCCTTGCGCCTGCCTCTGTGACCTCTGCCAAACTGGCGGCAGGCTCAGTAACAGAGCAGGCGTTAGCGGACGGAGCGATTTATCCGCAGCATCTGGCTGATCATGCGGTCACCGCACTTAAGCTCTCTCCGGAAAGCGTCACAACCGACAAGCTGACCGACCTCTCTGTTCATACTGCCAAGCTGGCTGAAGGCAGCGTCACCTCCACCAAAATTAAAGATGCCGCCATTACCGAAGCCCATCTGGCTGAAGGGATTATTGGACATCGGCATTTCACGCCGGAGGTGCTGGCATCCCTGTCGATCCAGGACAGCAGCATTACCACCCGGCAGCTGCAGGATCAATCCATTGGTCCGGAGAAGCTGCAGCTCTACGCGGTGAACAGCATCCATCTTGCGCCTTCCTCTGTGACAGCTGTCGCTATTCAAAGCGGAACCATCCGGGAAGACCATCTGGCAGACAACGCGATTGAGGCCCGGCACTTGGCTCCGGAAAGCATAGAAGGCCGACATGTGGCTCCGGAAACCTTATACGGCTATCACCTTAAAAACAGCAGCGTTACCCTCTCCCATCTGGCAGAGGACGTCCGCTCCCCGGATTTACTGCCCGACGGCAGCATCGGGGGCGACAAGCTGCAGAAGAAGTCACTCTCGGCAGAGCATCTGCAGTCAGGAGCTGTTACAGAGCAGGAGCTGAGCGACGGGGCCGTCAGTGGAAGCAAGCTCCAGCCTTCCTCGATCGCCTCCATTCATATGCAGCCTGGCGCCGTACAAAGTGAACAGCTGGCGGCGGAAGCCGTGGAGTCGCGCCATGTGAAGCCCCATACCATTGACAGCTCCCTGCTCGCACCGGGCGCTGTGGACGGAACACATCTGCAGCTCCATACCATTGAAGCCCGGCATCTGACGGCAGGTGTCGTTCATGCTGAGCATCTTGAAGAAAGCTGCGTGCGGGAGCAGCATCTGGCAGACCATAGCCTGTCCTCCCGCCATTTCTCTCCGGAAGCCGTAAACGGCAGCCATATTGCACCATCAAGCATCGGGAAAGAGCATCTTCAGGACGCCGTGATTGGCCGGGAGCAGCTCCAGCCGGACAGTCTGGGAGCGGCGCATCTGCAAGCGGGAGCAGTGCAGTCCCGGCACATCGCAGAAGGCGCGATTCTGCCTCGCCACCTTAAGCCAAGCAGCATTGGAGGCCGGCATCTGGAGGCCGGTGCCATTACAGGCGAGCAGGTCATGGATGCCTCCCTGACCGGCGACAAGCTGGCAGACGGGGCTGTCTCAGGACCTCAGCTTGCCGCGGGCTCGATCGACAGCTCTCATCTGACCTCCGGCGCAGTTCAGCTGGAGCATCTCGGATTCGCACCGGTTCGCAGCACTGGACCGTCCTTGCAGCAGTATGGCTTGAGCGCGTTCGTGTTTGCCGGGAATGAGCAGCAGGCTGTCGTCCAGGTCGCCTTTGACGAGGCCTATCCAACCGCCCATTACGTCATTGTGGCGATGAGCAATCATCCTGGGCTGCTCGTCTCCCTTAAGGAGCAGCAGGCCGGCTATGCAATATTGGAGGTGCTTCGGCAGCCGGGCTGCACCCAAAGCCATGGCTTTGTATCCTGGATTGCCATGGGCCCCTCTGCTTCTTAA
- a CDS encoding CheR family methyltransferase encodes MSENELQPQAAIIVPPASLTHPKTNETENEEHAPAYVVGLGASAGGLEALEVFFDHMPPDTGMAFVVVQHLSPDYKSLMSEILRKYTAMNIREARHDMVVRPNYIYLTPPRKILTISGGRLKLAEPLPNTTLHMPIDMFFSSLAQECRNQAVAVVMSGTGTDGSRGIQDIKDTGGLVIAQDSHSAKYDGMPSSARLSGNADAVLAPKEMTERLLLHVHGEGYENVSTVRETITTEQYIQLIFEKIRQDCGVDFTYYKRNSVLRRIERRMAIHNVPSMAMYMTFLDEHREELQSLRKDLLIGVTNFFRDSEAFNVLYERVIPELFERKSFVKEIRVWVAGCSTGEEAYSVAILMRKYAESLETPYSIKIFATDLDKESIEYASQGIYSESTISHLSREDQDRFFIKDDDMFQVSKEIRKMVVFAPQNIIKDPPFRNLDLITCRNMLIYLQPEMQQKVLSLFHFALNPDGFLFLGPSETIGRFTNQFEAFDRRWNIFTHKKSSAGEEPRMFQMEDRLAQPQPFRRMVSPVVPAKDSGPKRLDDLQTTLVEEHVAPGMIVDQSNDVIHLNGPIHEYLMLAQGKPSWNLYKMIDPKVSPAVSSAVQKVREQRRGVTYRSLTIQTNLGERQIDLHIRPFSLKNKTYEKYVLILFMEPEQPGSESQVVIQPFEVDSGVNLRIMQLEQALLRAEESLQATVEELETSNEELQATNEELVAANEELQSANEELQSVNEELVTVNTEYQFKIQELTDVNNDMTNFLVSTRIGTIFLDKRMCVRRFTPAITKEIHLMEVDYGRPIEHISHHFKYDTLVQDAQEVLQSLVPFEKEIQSQSGTWYSMRILPYRKDDNFISGVVLTFVNITDLKTVNEELQKLSYAVEQSPSITAILDPAGRIEYVNPRYTEVTGFHLADVKGKSIRECMQSEAGERPIEHVMKLAKEDGQWMGELTGCKKNGELFWESVKMIPVRDKQGRIIHYVKFSEDITDRKHAEEMLRKNEMLSAVGQLAAGVAHEIRNPLTALKGFTKLMSGKGMGNDMYIDIMLNELNRIEQIVSELLVLAKPQAIDFVEKDLTPILQDVLMLLESQANMNNVEMNALFTEGLRVFGVENQLKQVFINILKNAIEAMPSGGRVDVLAELHADQQQIIVQFIDNGTGIPASKLAKLGEPFYSTKNKGTGLGLMVSYKIIQNHKGTIRFESEEGQGTTVTIAIPCTASLLP; translated from the coding sequence ATGAGCGAAAATGAATTACAGCCGCAAGCTGCCATCATCGTGCCGCCTGCGAGCCTTACTCACCCCAAAACGAACGAGACCGAGAATGAGGAGCATGCCCCGGCCTACGTCGTAGGACTGGGTGCATCTGCGGGCGGGCTGGAGGCGCTGGAGGTATTCTTCGACCATATGCCGCCGGATACCGGCATGGCTTTTGTCGTCGTGCAGCATCTGTCCCCTGATTATAAGAGTCTCATGAGCGAGATTCTTCGCAAATATACGGCCATGAACATCCGCGAAGCGCGGCATGATATGGTCGTCCGTCCTAACTATATTTATCTGACGCCGCCGCGCAAGATTCTAACCATCTCCGGCGGGCGCCTAAAGCTGGCAGAGCCGCTTCCTAACACCACGCTGCATATGCCGATTGATATGTTTTTCAGCTCGCTGGCCCAGGAGTGCAGAAACCAGGCGGTGGCTGTCGTCATGTCCGGCACCGGTACGGACGGGTCCCGCGGCATTCAGGATATTAAGGATACAGGCGGCCTCGTTATTGCACAGGACAGCCACTCTGCCAAATATGACGGCATGCCGAGCAGTGCGCGGCTCTCCGGCAATGCGGATGCGGTGCTGGCGCCCAAGGAAATGACCGAGCGCCTGCTGCTCCATGTGCATGGAGAAGGCTATGAGAATGTATCTACCGTCCGCGAAACCATAACGACGGAGCAGTATATCCAGCTCATCTTTGAGAAGATCCGCCAGGATTGCGGAGTCGATTTTACGTACTACAAGCGCAACAGCGTCCTGCGGCGCATCGAGCGGCGCATGGCCATCCATAATGTGCCCAGCATGGCGATGTACATGACGTTTCTCGATGAGCACCGCGAGGAGCTGCAGTCGCTAAGGAAGGATCTGCTGATCGGGGTTACGAATTTCTTCCGCGATTCGGAGGCCTTTAACGTGTTGTACGAGCGGGTGATTCCAGAGCTGTTCGAGCGCAAAAGCTTCGTCAAGGAGATCCGAGTCTGGGTGGCCGGCTGCTCCACCGGCGAGGAGGCGTATTCGGTAGCTATTTTGATGCGCAAATATGCCGAGAGCCTGGAGACGCCGTATTCCATCAAAATTTTCGCCACCGATCTCGACAAGGAATCCATTGAATATGCCAGCCAGGGGATTTACTCCGAAAGCACCATCAGCCACCTGTCCCGGGAAGATCAGGACCGCTTCTTTATCAAGGACGATGATATGTTCCAGGTGAGCAAGGAAATCCGCAAGATGGTCGTCTTTGCACCGCAGAACATCATCAAAGATCCGCCGTTCCGCAATCTGGACCTTATCACCTGCCGCAATATGCTGATCTATCTGCAGCCGGAAATGCAGCAGAAGGTGCTGTCTCTGTTTCACTTTGCCCTGAACCCTGACGGCTTCCTCTTCTTAGGTCCCAGCGAAACGATCGGGCGCTTTACGAACCAGTTTGAGGCGTTTGACCGGAGATGGAATATTTTTACGCACAAAAAATCGTCCGCCGGCGAAGAGCCCCGCATGTTCCAGATGGAGGACCGACTCGCACAGCCGCAGCCCTTCCGCAGAATGGTCTCCCCTGTCGTGCCGGCTAAGGACAGCGGACCGAAGCGGCTCGATGATCTGCAGACCACGCTCGTCGAGGAGCATGTGGCCCCGGGCATGATTGTGGACCAGAGTAATGATGTAATTCATCTGAACGGCCCGATTCATGAGTATCTGATGCTTGCCCAGGGAAAGCCCAGCTGGAATCTGTACAAAATGATCGACCCCAAGGTGTCTCCCGCCGTCTCCTCCGCGGTACAAAAGGTACGGGAGCAGCGCCGCGGTGTAACGTACCGCTCATTGACGATTCAGACGAATCTCGGTGAGCGACAGATTGATCTGCATATCCGTCCCTTCTCCCTCAAGAACAAGACCTATGAGAAATATGTTCTCATCCTGTTCATGGAGCCGGAGCAGCCGGGCTCGGAATCACAGGTGGTGATACAGCCATTCGAGGTAGACAGCGGCGTGAACCTGCGGATTATGCAGCTGGAGCAGGCGCTGCTCCGGGCAGAGGAATCTCTGCAGGCTACCGTTGAAGAGCTGGAGACGTCCAATGAGGAGCTGCAGGCCACGAATGAGGAGCTGGTTGCGGCGAACGAGGAGCTGCAAAGCGCCAATGAGGAGCTGCAGTCGGTCAACGAGGAGCTGGTCACGGTCAACACCGAGTATCAGTTCAAGATTCAGGAGCTGACGGACGTGAACAACGATATGACCAACTTTTTGGTGAGCACACGGATCGGGACTATTTTTCTGGATAAGCGGATGTGTGTGCGCCGATTTACTCCGGCGATTACGAAGGAAATCCATCTGATGGAGGTCGATTACGGCCGCCCGATTGAGCATATCTCGCACCATTTTAAATACGATACGCTTGTCCAGGACGCTCAGGAGGTGCTGCAGTCACTGGTTCCTTTTGAGAAGGAAATTCAGAGCCAGAGCGGCACCTGGTACAGCATGCGTATCCTTCCTTACCGGAAGGATGACAACTTTATTAGCGGCGTCGTGCTGACGTTCGTCAATATTACGGATCTCAAAACGGTAAACGAGGAGCTGCAGAAGCTCTCCTATGCGGTCGAGCAAAGCCCGAGCATTACGGCGATCCTGGACCCCGCTGGGCGGATAGAATATGTGAATCCCCGCTATACGGAGGTTACGGGCTTTCATCTGGCGGATGTAAAGGGAAAAAGCATTCGCGAGTGCATGCAGAGCGAGGCCGGCGAGCGGCCGATTGAGCATGTAATGAAGCTGGCTAAGGAGGACGGGCAGTGGATGGGGGAATTGACCGGCTGCAAAAAGAACGGCGAGCTGTTCTGGGAATCGGTCAAAATGATCCCGGTTCGCGACAAGCAGGGCCGCATCATCCACTACGTCAAATTCTCGGAGGATATTACCGACCGCAAGCATGCCGAGGAAATGCTCCGCAAGAATGAAATGCTCTCTGCCGTAGGACAGCTCGCGGCCGGTGTTGCTCATGAAATCCGGAACCCGCTGACCGCTCTGAAGGGCTTCACCAAGCTTATGTCCGGCAAGGGTATGGGCAATGACATGTATATTGATATTATGCTGAACGAGCTGAACCGGATTGAGCAGATCGTCAGCGAGCTGCTGGTGCTCGCCAAGCCGCAGGCTATTGATTTTGTGGAAAAGGACCTGACCCCGATTCTGCAGGACGTGCTTATGCTGCTGGAATCCCAGGCCAATATGAACAATGTCGAGATGAACGCCCTGTTTACAGAGGGGCTCCGGGTGTTTGGCGTGGAGAACCAGCTGAAGCAGGTGTTTATCAATATTCTCAAAAATGCGATTGAGGCCATGCCCTCCGGCGGCAGAGTCGATGTGCTCGCCGAGCTGCATGCGGATCAGCAGCAGATCATCGTTCAGTTTATTGATAACGGCACCGGCATTCCGGCAAGCAAGCTGGCCAAGCTCGGAGAGCCCTTTTACTCCACCAAAAACAAAGGCACCGGACTCGGGCTCATGGTCAGCTACAAAATCATTCAGAACCACAAAGGCACCATCCGATTTGAAAGTGAGGAAGGGCAAGGCACCACGGTCACCATTGCCATTCCGTGCACAGCATCACTGCTGCCGTAA
- a CDS encoding MTH1187 family thiamine-binding protein: MAIAEVTVIPIGTESTSLSAYVAGMQRVLEQQEGVTFELTSMSTIIEGELGDIWKAIAALHEAPFMCGAKRVSTSVKIDDRRDKAGSSRQKLQSVMEKLGQ, encoded by the coding sequence ATGGCGATTGCAGAGGTGACCGTTATACCGATTGGTACGGAGAGCACGTCTTTGAGCGCATATGTAGCGGGAATGCAGCGGGTATTGGAGCAGCAGGAGGGGGTTACTTTCGAGCTGACCTCCATGAGCACCATCATTGAAGGCGAGCTGGGTGATATTTGGAAGGCGATTGCTGCTCTGCATGAAGCGCCATTTATGTGTGGGGCGAAGCGGGTGTCCACTTCGGTCAAAATCGACGATCGCCGTGATAAGGCGGGCTCCAGCAGACAGAAGCTGCAGTCGGTCATGGAGAAGCTGGGGCAGTAG
- a CDS encoding cobalamin B12-binding domain-containing protein, with protein MEIEHLAELMLEGLTEECWSLLVRHMDSGRNSLYIYDQLLTPAMRYIGGLWEQNLVSVADEHLASGVCDVMITRYAHQIKPAQGHGGRAMFLCVEGEYHHLGLKMVSSLFQERGFSTRMYGGNLPLENAMVSAMNWKPEIIGVSASIVYHLPTLMKYTQALQSLSYEPMIVIGGRLIDRYGLQNTLGERALFFPDLLSLNDWLRSYEAASREAAAHFNMR; from the coding sequence ATGGAAATTGAGCATCTGGCAGAGCTGATGCTGGAAGGACTAACGGAGGAGTGCTGGAGCCTCTTGGTCCGTCATATGGATTCAGGAAGAAACAGTCTGTACATCTATGATCAGCTGCTAACACCGGCAATGCGATATATCGGCGGTCTGTGGGAGCAGAATCTGGTCTCCGTCGCGGATGAGCATCTGGCCTCAGGGGTTTGTGATGTTATGATTACGCGGTATGCACACCAGATAAAGCCGGCGCAGGGACATGGAGGAAGAGCGATGTTCTTGTGCGTCGAGGGGGAGTATCATCATCTTGGCCTTAAAATGGTCTCGTCCCTGTTTCAGGAACGGGGCTTCAGCACCCGCATGTATGGCGGTAATCTGCCGCTGGAGAACGCCATGGTCAGTGCGATGAACTGGAAGCCCGAGATCATTGGCGTGTCCGCGTCCATCGTGTATCATCTGCCGACTTTGATGAAGTACACTCAGGCCCTGCAGAGCCTGAGCTATGAACCCATGATCGTCATCGGCGGCCGCCTGATTGACCGCTATGGACTCCAGAATACGCTGGGGGAGCGGGCACTGTTCTTTCCCGACCTGCTCTCCCTGAACGATTGGCTCCGATCCTACGAAGCGGCAAGCCGCGAGGCTGCGGCGCATTTCAATATGAGGTGA
- a CDS encoding DUF2642 domain-containing protein: MEHQPTTQPIVVYPVDPYVVEAFKSLIGKYVVLETTRGRIEGCVKQVKPDHVVLEVHGKMCFVRICEIVWIMPS; the protein is encoded by the coding sequence ATGGAGCATCAGCCGACAACACAGCCGATTGTAGTCTACCCTGTTGATCCTTATGTCGTGGAGGCGTTCAAGTCCCTTATTGGCAAGTATGTAGTGCTGGAAACGACCCGCGGACGCATTGAGGGCTGCGTGAAGCAGGTGAAGCCGGATCACGTAGTGCTTGAGGTACACGGAAAAATGTGCTTTGTCCGCATTTGCGAAATCGTCTGGATCATGCCGAGCTAA